The Leptospiraceae bacterium genomic interval GCGTCTGCGTTTAGAACTACAATATAAGAACGGTTATTTAAAAAAATTCGATCTGTAGTGCAAAGATCCCCACCAATTTCTAATTCTTTGTTTTTAAAAATAAATTTCTTTTTTTGTTCGATTAAAAATTCAATTTGAACTGCATCAGTTTGAATATTATTCTTGCCAAGCGGTTCAATGAGAAGGGATGTTAAAAAATAATCTGCATCTTGCTTTTCTTTTAGAACTTGCACTTCCTTTAGCGCATGATTTAGATTAGCCGTTCGTTCTTCTACCTTAGCTTCTAGGTTTGCATACAATTCGGAATTCTCTATAGAAATGGCAATTTGAGTTGAAAGAATGCTCAAAACTTCCAATCTTTCTTTTGTGAATGCGTCTACCGTATAATTGTTTTCAAGATAGATTATTCCAATTAAACTGTCATGTCTCAATACCGGATAACACAGAATAGACTTTGGATTCCACTTTCTGAGATAAGGATCATTGATAAATAAATCTTCCTTACTTGCATCTCGAAGAACGATGTGTTTTTTTACTCTCTTTACATAGTTAATCAATGAGTAGGGAACTATATCTGGATTTACAAAGGCTTTTCCTAAAGCTGAGTTGGTGTTTGAAACTTCAATTTCTTCTTCGGCTGAATTTCCATTGGCAAGAATGAAAAAATCATCATTGTGAATTTTTATAAAAAGACCTTTCTCTGCTCCCGCATTTTCAAATAAAATTCGCATAATTTTTTTTAAAAGTTTTTCAAGAACAATTTCTTCTGCGAGTGCTTGGGATGCCTTGATGACAGCATTCAGATCAAGCAAACTTACTGGATGGGTAAACTTTGCTCGAGCGTCCATGGCGTTATCCGACAAATCACTATTAACCTTTCTACGATTTGTTTTTGGAAATAAATCTGGATATTTTTTTTCGATTTGATTCACTTTTTCAACTGAACCCCAACGACTGTATAGATAGTGGGCTTCCATCATATAGCTTCGCATAATTTTAGTTTTTCCCAAATGCATATAAAGATTCGCACAGAGTTCATTTGCGATAGCTTCCATATGCAGAAACTCATTCTTATGTGCTTCTGCGATTGCTTCATCGTATAATTTACTGGCTCGCCAGAAATGTCCACTTAGTCTAGCTAGCTCTGCTTCTACTAAAAGATATTTGTGAAGAAAATTTTCAGAGCAAAACTTACTCCAAGCTTTCATTTGCTTTTGGTATGCTTTGACTTTGGTAATGTATTGCTCTTTTTCTATAGGATCAGCATTTGTGGATAACGCGCATAATGTGAGGGAGGCATACAAATTGTATTCGCAGACAGTGTAAGTGCCCGTTGCGTACTCTAGGTATTTTTCTGCTCGCATGACTTGATTGTAAGCATCTTCATAATTCTCTTGAAGAAAAAAAATTAACATTCGAAGTGTCTTGAATATAAAGACAGTAATATAGTTATGATTTTCTTTCCATTCCAGTAGAAATTTTTGAGCATATTCGTTGATAACCTCTAGCTCCATCTTGTCTTCAGGGCTAGTTGTCATTTCCATCAGTACAATTCTTACTGCATTGATGGTATCTTTACCAATACTACTCTTTGCCTGCTTGCACAAAAGCATATGTTTTGGAATTGTATCATTTAAAATGCTCAAAAGATTTTTGCTAGTAAAGAATAAATTAATTATATTAAAAACCAAACTATAACTTAGATGTTGTAATTCTCCAGATTCTTTACCCACCTCTAAGCATTTGCGATTTAACTCGGCTGCGTTTTTTAAATGCTCTCTAAAGGGCAGAGTAAAATTAGCTACGACGCTTGCCGTCTTAGTAATTTCTGATTTGTTCTGATGCTTTTCAGCAATTTTTAATGCTAGAATAGCGAAAGCATGACCCGTCTTATAATCGTTGAATATAGATCCTAAAATGATACCATAACCTGAGAGGCTGTAAGCTTGATCTGATATTCCATTTTCCAGAATTGAATTCACTGATTTTAGGACAATGTATGTCCAGAGTTCTGAATTATATAGATAAGCCGCTGGCATTAAATTGGACATAATTTCTAAAGCTAGCTTCTTACTTTCATCTTTCATTTCCGGAGCGGATAATAATGATTCCACGGAATGCCTTCTTCGATAATGCTCTATTTTCTTAAATTCTTTTTCGGTAAAGGAAGAAATATCTTTTGTTGGGAGGATAATATCGAAATACTTCATCGCTTCCATTCCTGCATGAATGGCTTTTTCGAAATTTGAAACGGTAGTATAATAATTAATAAGAAGGCGATAGGAGTGCATAACTTCAGACAAATCATGAGTATGCTTTAAGAAGATGGAAATACTTTCTTCCATTTTTTCAAATTGAACATTTAGATAGTATAATTCAGTCAACTCTCTATAGACTTGTTTGGTTAATGAAAAAATTTCATTCCATGGATCGGAAAATTTATCAACTTGGCTTAGGGCTTGGTTTAAATAGTGAAGGGATAATTCGTATGCCGTTGATAATTTTGCTTTCTTCGATGCATTTAGGTTTAATGTGATTAACCGCTCTCGTTCAATTGGGTCCATTATTTTTTCTGATCCAATATTTAAGTGATTTGTTAAATCAAATAAAATATCATCTGAATAATTTTCTCCCCACATAATTCGTCCGATTGTAAGCTGTAAATTTTTATTTTCTTCTTCTTCCAATAATTCGTAGGCTGCCTGTTGAATCCTATCATGCTGAAATTGGTAGACTATAAGTTTTGCTTGATCTGGTTTTAAACTATTTAGTGAAAATTGATTCAATCTTTGAATCGAAGACTCTGGAAGATAGATGAAATCTTCTCGTATAAGTTCTTTTAGAGAATCCATTGTTTCTTGATAAGATTGATTGCGGATAATACTTAGTATCCATAAATCAAACGTAGAGCCAATACAAGCTGCCATTTTTAAAATATCCTGTGATTTGCTTGATTGACGCTTGATTTTGCTAATCAGAAGATCTATAATATTTTCAGAAATATTTGTATGTTTTATTTTCTCTAAGTCCCAAAGCCATTTTCCTTTTTCATGATTGGGATAAATTATTTTCTCACGTGAAAGGTCCTTCAATAATTCATTGACGAAAAATGGATTGCCAGCAGTTTTATTTAAAATAAGTTCAGAAAGATTTTTTACTTCCTCCTCGTTTGCGAAAAGGCAATCCATTAGTAATTGATTTATATCGTTTGCTTTTAGTTCTTTTAGTCGAATTGTGATTGGGTAAATTTTTTCTTTTTTCAAAGAATCAATCATATCTAGAAATGAGTGGTTTTGCGAGTCCTCGCTAGTTCTAAAACTCAGGATAATGAATATATACCGTAGCGAAGTATCAGACATTAAGTTCTTAATCATTTGAAGAGAAGCTGTATCTATCCATTGCAGATCATCTAAAAATAAAATTAGGGGATGATTCAGTGTGCAAAATACTCGAATGAAACTCTGAAACACTGAATAAAAGCGAGTGGCATTTTCCTGTGAGTCTAATGCGGCTACGCTTTGTTGTGCGCCAATGATTAATTCTAATTGTGGGATTACATCGACTACAATTTTTGCATTGCTTCCGAGTTGAGATACAATTCTACGTCGCCAGTTTTCAATTTCTTCTGAAGTCTCGGTAAGTAAAATTTGAATCAAATTAGAAAATGCCTTGATCAATCCACTGAACGGTAAACTCTTAGTAAACTGTTCATATTCTCCAGAAATAAAATACCCTCTTGCCTCAGAAATTGGTTTGTAGATTTCTTTTACTAAGGCGGACTTTCCGATACCGGCTGCACCTGTTATAACGGATAATTGTGGTTTTCCGTGCTGATACATATGATAAAACGTATCAACCAAGGATTTGATTTCATTTTGTCTTCCATACAACTTTTGAGGAATGTGGAACTCTGAGGAAAAATCTTTTTTGCCCACAATGAATTCATCCGTATTGTATTGGTTAGAACTAATCCATTCTAAATCATATAAGATTCCATAAGAGCTTTGATATCTTGTCTCTGGATCCTTCGAAAGTAATTTTAGTATAATTTTTGAAAGATCTTCCGGTATACTACTTTCAATGTTAGTAGGAGCTAATGGTTCTTTTGCGATATGACTGTAAATCATATCCATTGGATCATTTGCAGAAAAAGGTGGTTTACCGGTTAGTAAGTGATAGAAGGTTGCCCCGAGAGAATAGTAATCAGATCGGGTATCGGTCTGTCTGTTTATGCGACCAGTTTGTTCCGGTGAAACATAGGCGAGGCTACCATCTATTATTTCCTTGGTCTTTGAACTTGGGAATGCAGTATCAACTTCTAAGCTCGAGCCAAAATCTATAATTTCTACTTCACCCGTCTGTGGGTCATATAAAATGTTGGAAGGTTTAATGTCTCGATGAATGATTTTATTTTCATGAATCTTTTCTAATGCGGTTACGGCTGATTTTGCGATTTTATAAAAAGTATACAAAGGAATTTTACCTTTGATGCTTGTCTCTAGATTGTTTCCCTCTGAATTTTCGAAGACGAGAGTGTATTTGTTTTTAAACTTTCCTAATCCAATTACTTCAGCTATTCCTTTTATAGATTTAAGCTTTTCTAAAATTCGAAATTCATTTTGAAGTCGATTCAGTTCCACCTCGGTTGGATGCTCTGTGTTCAATACTTTGAGAATTACTCTTTGTTTATTTTGATCCTCTGCCCTGAAAATGGTATGTTTTGGACCTTCGAAAATAGTCTCAAGGATTGTAAAATCCATTGGTTGCATAAGAAGGAATTATTGATCCATAAAAGGGGACATTCTCTCTAGCATAATACGCTTATTATCCCCTGCTTGAATTGAAAGCAAACCACGGATAACAGCCTGTCTCCTCTCATGCTCGGTTCTTGAATAAGCTTTCACTTTGTTTGCTATTGGTAAAAAAACTAAGTTGGCAAAACCAATTCCATAGAAGGTAGCGATGAATGCAGTTGCAATTCCTTCTCCGAGAGCAGCCGTTCCTGCGCCTAGATTTTCTAATACGTGAACAAGACCCATTACAGTTCCGATAATTCCAATCGTTGGACAAAACCCGCCGGCAGTTTCGAGAATTTTAGAAGAATTCATTTCGACTTCTTGTTTTTGCTCAGACCATTCAAATAAAATATCTTCGACGGTAGAAGGATCTGTTCCATCTACAATCAAGCGAAGACCTTTCTGCGCTAGTTCATTGTCGATTTCTTCGATTTCATCTTCTAAGGACAAAAGTCCATCTCTTCGCGTTTTTTCTAATAGCTTGACGAATAATTCCATGAAGTCTAATTTCTTACTTTGATTAAAAATCAATTTGAGGATAACAAGCATTGCCTGTATTTGCGTAACAGAAAAACTTGCGATCGTTGCTCCTAGAGTGCCACCTAGTATTAAGATAATGGCGGATAATTTGAAGAAAGCGCCAATATGTGCTCCTTCTAAAAGAATTGCAATAATGACGGACAGAAATGCTAGAAATATTCCTAAGTAAGTAGTAAGTATCATTCAACGCTCCTAGGGATGAAATTTGGATTAACGGCAGGATTAACATGAACCCTGTAAGTGCTTTCTTTTAAAGAGACTAAGTCTGCTAGAAGTTTTTGCCAGATGACAGAACCGTTGTTTTTTCTTGACTCGGTCATAATAATTTCTTCGGCTTCTCTAATATTTGAAAATTGTAGATAGATTTTTGCTTTTTCGATTTTTAGATTTTTCAATTCTTCTGCATGAGCTTCCGGATTCTTTGCGTAAAAATCAATGAGCTCATTGATTCTATCGAGAGCTTCTTCTTTTTTGTTTAGACTGAGTAACATCGGATAGAGTCGTTTTATAATTTGCTCTTTGTATTTATTTTTAGTTAGTAGAATTTTCATGACAGGTATTTGTTCTTTCTCAGTCGTTATGCGCAATAGAGAATTGTATCCTGTATCTAGTAGGCTATCATCAGCTACATGAAAGCGAAATGCCAGGTTTGCCATTTGAACAGATCTATCGAAGTCGCCTATCCTGTAATAATATTCAGCATAAGTCTTGTAAGAGTTGTAGAATTTATTTCGATAAGAAATTGCTGTTTCGTTTAAAGTTCCACTCGAATAGTTAATTAGATTGGCAAGTGTATCCGCAATATCATCGTTAGCTTCAAGTCCGCGCAGTCTAGTTTCTACATGTTGGATTTCCCAACTCAAACTCTCAGACCGACTTTCTTTCTCTGTCTTGAGTAGAGGAATTGAATTCTTTGGAAAATAGATTCTAAAAAGTGGATACTCAATCGAATCAAATTCAATTAGATGATTTGTAAGGTGTCTCGAATTTTTATCTTGAAAAATAATGAACGGATAACCATTCTTATTCAGATGATACAAATAAGTCAAAGTAATTTCTAAGTTATCACCAAGTCCTAGAATAATTGTTTTATTTCTAAATGTATTCTTTTTAGGAAGTGTTTCCTGGTTTTTAAAAGGAAGGTTTACATTAAAAAAAACAAAGTTTTCTTCATTTAGACCAATCGAATTTAAAAGATAGGGAATTGGTCTTAGATTCTCGGTTTTAACAAAGTTCATTTTGTAGTCGTAGGGTAGCGGAGAAAAGAAATAAGCCGCTAGTGCAAAGCTTAAAGAAACTGTCATGAGTTTATTTAAGAAGTTAACAGAATTCAAAAATAGAAAAGGAGTCCAGACAAGTAAAATAAAACCGAAGACAAATGAATATCTAAACTCGTAGCGCAAATAATAAATATTTAGAAAATGGGTAAGAGCATACAAGGCTAAACCACCCGCAATCGACGGAAGAATAAGACTTAATTTGTATTTGCTCGGTCGATAGATTGCAATGCAGGCAGTGTCTAGAAAAAGTAAAATCCCCGCAGCCAATTCATAGCGCGATAGATGCATTGTAAGAATCAGGCTAACAATCAGTATTCCCCTACCGGCAAGATATTTCCATCTGAGTTTGGAATTTAAAAATCCGTAATGGAAAATGATATTGAAGAGCAATAGCCCCGAGCCTGTTCCTAGGATGAATGAATCCGGGGTTTTGATATTTACATAGTAAAGAATTGCATGGCAAACGAATAAAGAAAGCGAAGAATAAAAAAAGATATCATTGATTGGAAATGTCTTCGGAGTCGATCTTTGACTTGCGTTATGCGCTTTAGGGATGATAGAAAAAAGTAAAAGCTCTAGTGTCATTACAAATACAAGCGGCATAAGGTAATTTTCCGCTTTGATGACAATCGTCGGATTAAAAAAAGCATAAACGATATAACTTGTTCCGCCCGCCAAAAATCCCCAGAGTCTAAAGTTCTTTAGTCGCGCAGCAAGCATCCCCGTCACAAAAGAATTGAGACTTGCGTAGAATAAAAAAATATCCGTATAAAAAATATAATCGACTTGTAGTAGACCGGACGAATATCCATTGAGAGTAATCATCTCTGAAACTAGTAATGCCAATACAGCGTATTCTAAGTAGAGTGCGCGGATTCCATGCATTAGCCGCTTGAGTAAAAGTCCGGCAAGGAAGGCGAGTCCTAATACTAATTTGGCAGCTTGAAAGAAAACGTCTTCGTTCTCTATCTGCTTAATTTCCTGATAGGCGTTTTTAAAAAAAAGCGATCCTAAAAACCCAAGGGAAAGGCATAGAATTATATTCGGTAGGATTCGAAGACCGAAAGAATTTGCAAAAAATCGTGTGCTGCTCTTGTTCATGGCTCTAACTACAAGACTTCTATTTTATTGGTTTTTTG includes:
- a CDS encoding AAA family ATPase, which translates into the protein MDFTILETIFEGPKHTIFRAEDQNKQRVILKVLNTEHPTEVELNRLQNEFRILEKLKSIKGIAEVIGLGKFKNKYTLVFENSEGNNLETSIKGKIPLYTFYKIAKSAVTALEKIHENKIIHRDIKPSNILYDPQTGEVEIIDFGSSLEVDTAFPSSKTKEIIDGSLAYVSPEQTGRINRQTDTRSDYYSLGATFYHLLTGKPPFSANDPMDMIYSHIAKEPLAPTNIESSIPEDLSKIILKLLSKDPETRYQSSYGILYDLEWISSNQYNTDEFIVGKKDFSSEFHIPQKLYGRQNEIKSLVDTFYHMYQHGKPQLSVITGAAGIGKSALVKEIYKPISEARGYFISGEYEQFTKSLPFSGLIKAFSNLIQILLTETSEEIENWRRRIVSQLGSNAKIVVDVIPQLELIIGAQQSVAALDSQENATRFYSVFQSFIRVFCTLNHPLILFLDDLQWIDTASLQMIKNLMSDTSLRYIFIILSFRTSEDSQNHSFLDMIDSLKKEKIYPITIRLKELKANDINQLLMDCLFANEEEVKNLSELILNKTAGNPFFVNELLKDLSREKIIYPNHEKGKWLWDLEKIKHTNISENIIDLLISKIKRQSSKSQDILKMAACIGSTFDLWILSIIRNQSYQETMDSLKELIREDFIYLPESSIQRLNQFSLNSLKPDQAKLIVYQFQHDRIQQAAYELLEEEENKNLQLTIGRIMWGENYSDDILFDLTNHLNIGSEKIMDPIERERLITLNLNASKKAKLSTAYELSLHYLNQALSQVDKFSDPWNEIFSLTKQVYRELTELYYLNVQFEKMEESISIFLKHTHDLSEVMHSYRLLINYYTTVSNFEKAIHAGMEAMKYFDIILPTKDISSFTEKEFKKIEHYRRRHSVESLLSAPEMKDESKKLALEIMSNLMPAAYLYNSELWTYIVLKSVNSILENGISDQAYSLSGYGIILGSIFNDYKTGHAFAILALKIAEKHQNKSEITKTASVVANFTLPFREHLKNAAELNRKCLEVGKESGELQHLSYSLVFNIINLFFTSKNLLSILNDTIPKHMLLCKQAKSSIGKDTINAVRIVLMEMTTSPEDKMELEVINEYAQKFLLEWKENHNYITVFIFKTLRMLIFFLQENYEDAYNQVMRAEKYLEYATGTYTVCEYNLYASLTLCALSTNADPIEKEQYITKVKAYQKQMKAWSKFCSENFLHKYLLVEAELARLSGHFWRASKLYDEAIAEAHKNEFLHMEAIANELCANLYMHLGKTKIMRSYMMEAHYLYSRWGSVEKVNQIEKKYPDLFPKTNRRKVNSDLSDNAMDARAKFTHPVSLLDLNAVIKASQALAEEIVLEKLLKKIMRILFENAGAEKGLFIKIHNDDFFILANGNSAEEEIEVSNTNSALGKAFVNPDIVPYSLINYVKRVKKHIVLRDASKEDLFINDPYLRKWNPKSILCYPVLRHDSLIGIIYLENNYTVDAFTKERLEVLSILSTQIAISIENSELYANLEAKVEERTANLNHALKEVQVLKEKQDADYFLTSLLIEPLGKNNIQTDAVQIEFLIEQKKKFIFKNKELEIGGDLCTTDRIFLNNRSYIVVLNADAMGKSIQGAGGILVLGSVFKSILQRTHSISLGEHLYPEKWIKNSFLEMQRIFESFDGYMLISLVLGLLDEENGVLYFINVEHPKITLYRNKKAKFIEKVGRKYRKMGIQGINSPIQISLFQMLAGDVLIIGSDGRDDIIIDRDENGLEVLNFDEDLFLESVEAGNGNLKEISLSIKTKGELNDDLSLLRVSFKELEFIKEEDRQKEEKEFLILLNQLEEKLEFQKTNKDYPALIKTYEELIELQPLDKKNLLQLSLLLFKLKNYDRFIHYAELIKLRSPAGRRNLFRLIVALMRVKNFPRANSLILEVLAINPLNRKAKILEQIMADILIKSV
- a CDS encoding MotA/TolQ/ExbB proton channel family protein, which codes for MLTTYLGIFLAFLSVIIAILLEGAHIGAFFKLSAIILILGGTLGATIASFSVTQIQAMLVILKLIFNQSKKLDFMELFVKLLEKTRRDGLLSLEDEIEEIDNELAQKGLRLIVDGTDPSTVEDILFEWSEQKQEVEMNSSKILETAGGFCPTIGIIGTVMGLVHVLENLGAGTAALGEGIATAFIATFYGIGFANLVFLPIANKVKAYSRTEHERRQAVIRGLLSIQAGDNKRIMLERMSPFMDQ